In Methanobrevibacter wolinii SH, the genomic stretch AATTCCTCCTTCAACGAATTCAACTAAATCTATAATAGGAGTATCATTTTTAATAAGTTTTATTGCATCTTTTCTTACTTCAGATATGATTTTTCCTGCTTCCATATATGACTTTCTTTCTTCTTCAGTTAACATTTATTGTCCTCCTAATTAATTTAAATCTTAATTATAAACATGATTTTAATATAATAATCATTTAATCAATATTTTTTATATTTTTTCATAATTTTTATATACTTTTAAATATATATTAACATTATATTTAATATTTTATCACATGGAGGATATATTCTATGGAAACTTTAGTAATACCAAATCAGATTTTTATTATAATTCTTGTTTTGATTTTTGCTATTCTTATTATTATTGTTGTTTATCAATGGAGAAAAGTTAAACAATCTCAAAATACTGTTAAAATGATTGATAAAGAGATTGAACTTAAAAAAATTACTATGGTTGAAAAAGATTTAGAATCTAAAAGATTAATGGAAAATCCTATACCATTACCTAAAGAACAACAAGAACATCTTTCATCTATTAGACAATCTACTTCTGAGTTAATGAATGAAATAGGTTATAAACATACTGAAATTAATGAAAGATTAGCACGTTTAGAAGCACAAACAGAACAGAAAAAACTTGAAAAAATGCTTAAAGACATTGAAGAAAAGGAGAAAAAACTTCAAAAATAATGAGGTTATAATA encodes the following:
- a CDS encoding membrane protein, which codes for METLVIPNQIFIIILVLIFAILIIIVVYQWRKVKQSQNTVKMIDKEIELKKITMVEKDLESKRLMENPIPLPKEQQEHLSSIRQSTSELMNEIGYKHTEINERLARLEAQTEQKKLEKMLKDIEEKEKKLQK